Part of the Scomber japonicus isolate fScoJap1 chromosome 2, fScoJap1.pri, whole genome shotgun sequence genome, GAAAAAGTGAAGAAGTGAACATATTCACATGACTTCTTTTGTCTAaccaacagtaaaaaaaaacccaaatctgATTTTATCATCATGGCCGGCTGGGAAAATTggaaaataagataataagaaTTTGAGACTTTGGTACTGGTAATTCCTTGGCAACGTTGCATTTACAAAACAACTTAAATCATTAATCAAAATTGTTGCCAATTAATTTTTGATTcatcttttaattatttcagcTCTTGAGTGTATAGAGATTTAATGGGGACATACTTTTGGCCTTTTGTCTATTCTGACAAGTGAAGATCATCAATAACAGTTGATCATGGTCAGCAGGGAGGAGCTGCTTTAACGAATTCTACCTGAAGAGGACCACACTTACAACTGACCCAATCTCATATAAACACCAAATCACCAATATCACTCCTTTATATGTCTCACTTTAAGACAGACTCTCTTTCAGCGAGGCTTGGTATGTATTTGgtattaccacacacacacacgcacacgcacacacagcgaTGTAATTTAAGCATCTGCTGCTGAACTGTATATATAGATACGAGCTTCTGACAGCAGCCTCCTAAAAGTAGGTCACTGAGCCTCAGTCTGAATTTCATGCATAGCTTGAAAATAGCAGCTTAATTTACAAAAGTATACTTAAATATTTGAGGATCCCGTGACTTTACTTTAACTAATGATACTAACTGAACCCTGATCTGATACCTTGGTTCTATTACTTAGCCATGGGTTGTACAGTATATCAAACTGTGAAAAGATTGTTATGaaggcaaagaaagaaagaagaaaaggagagatggCTGCCCGTGTGTCATCAGAAGCACCTTAAAGTTTGATCTAACATTTACAGGGAACCAATGAAGGGAGGCTAGAATTGGTGTAGCATGGTCAAATGAtcttgttttaataaaaattcTAGCAACTGTTTGAAGACGTGTAGTACTAACAATTAGCAGGCCAGAAAATATAACATCTGGTTGAAACAAAGATGTGTATTAGAGTCTCTGCATCAGCCATGGACAGGAAATAGTACATTTCAGCAATGTAATGATAATAAGTGAAAAAAGAGTGAGTCTTGGTGATTTCAGAAGAGAAGTAAGGATCACAATGAATGACAAGATTCTTGACTATCACACTTTGTGGAATAAGACAGCTGAAGAGTAAGTGTAACATGATCAAACTGGAGTCTAGCTGGGCCAGTGATCAGCATCTCAGTTGTAGTATCATCAGTATCATCAGCCCTTATACAGCTCATACAGCTGTATATCATCCGCTtagcaatggaaatgtattCCGTGACTGTGTATAGTTTTGCCAACTGGTGAActatataaaatgaaaaaagagggcCTAGAACAGAGTCCTGGGGCACTCTATATTTAACCTCGTAGCATTTAGATAAAGTGTCAGTATAGCAGACAAACTGTGTTAACCAAACTTCCTATTCCAAAGGTTTGAAATAGCAAAAATCTTTAATTAAGAATTGCAGCCACCATAGTTCCCTGGTCAAGCATGGAGACAGAAGAAGTTCATTCTGCAACTTTAATCTTCATTCTTTGATTACAACAAGTGTGGTCTTGAGTCATATATGACAGCAATACTGTTAATTCACTGGAAGGAAGACAATTGAGACACATTTGCAATAGAATGTATATTCAACCATGACAAAATGTAACCACTAGGTGTCAGACTAAAACCCCAAATGAAACTGAAATTCTACTTTAGCCTTCTGATTCATGTTCTGAAATCCTCtgaaacattacacattacaaacTACTgagtttttatgtatgtatatatgtatgtattgtacACTGGGGATTGGGCTAGTATTTTGACCATTTATAATTCTAAattctattgtgtgtgtgcctttctTTGATAGGAATAaagttattgaaaaaaaaacctttacttCTTCCGCTTACTCAGCGCAAGCGTTTGAATGTATTTCCTATTTTTGGTGCTGCGTCAAGTTACCGTTGACACCAACCGGAAGCAAATCTACTTTTCCTACGCGGGAGAGTAAAAGGCTTTAGGAACCGCCGTTTCTGTTTCTCGCACGGACGTTGATTATATTTTGAAAAGCCTAACAGGAAATACGTTTACATTCACATAACGTGACGTTTCCCTTTTGTACAGTGCATAGAGAGCTAACTAGCGCCCATACTGTGTCACATTCATCTACCTGTATTCTTGTCATTCCTGGTCTTATAAGCGCTATCTAAAGATGAATACGGTTCTGTCCAGAGCTAACTCTCTGTTCGCCTTCTCTCTGAGCGTCATGGCGGCCTTAACTTTCGGCTGTTTCATCACAACAGCATTCAAAGACAGAAGAGTTCCTGTGGACATCCACGTCGCTAAAGTCATGCTGTAAGATTCATTATCAAACATCATTTGTGACAGCAACATAACATAAAGTgcaatatgtatgtgtgagaaCTGTATTTAAGCTAGGCTAATGCAAACAAGCAGCACAGAGATGAGACGGGAACAGGAAGGAAACGTTAGCGTGTAGTCAACAGTGAAGTCAGTCAACCCTGATGATGCGTTTGAGGTTTGGATTATTTGATTCAATTAAATGCTTTGTGTAGCACAGAATTATACTCAGCAATGCTAAATGCACATTCAAATATTGTTTGGGTATTTGCATGAAAGCTGGGATAGCAAATTAGCATGAGAAAATGAACAATACTACTCAGCCATATTAATGAGTTAATAAATCATCAGTAAGAACAACGGATCAGGGATGTTTCACAGACAGgtgcatttgtttttaaagcaaatttAGCAAACTCCTCCAGCATGGTTCTGACAACACAGCATTCAAATAATCTAAACACTGAGTCAATGATTACATGTAATTACAATGTAATTCATTTTAACAATTATTCTAAGCAGAATAGTCTTGCTTCCTCtgttcatttccttcctctttgttcAACAGGAAAAATGTTGATGACTTCACAGGACCCAGAGAGCGCAGTGATCTGGGTTTCATCACCTTTGACCTCTCAGTTGATATCCTTTTCAATACTGTTTTTCAAGCATCACAGCAATATAGTGTAGTGTATTAGGAACAACATGCGTCTgtgttttgttctttattttattcttcagaATGAATTGAATTTGATGTCATGTTCAGCAGTAAGCTCATCTCAGTTTGTGATTGTGGTTGTATGCAAGTAGTGTTATGAGTTTGTATTATTTGGAAGGGCCAGTTTAACCAGATTACAGATGTAGAGATTCTCTACTTTTACTTTACAGTCATGGCTATTGCTAGTGGTATATTTAAAGCAGATGTATTATGCTAATTTCCAGCTCTATAGTTTAATTTTTGGACTTGGAAAAGCATAATTGATCCTCTTTAAATTTCATCCACTGAGGTATTGAAGTATTCAGATCCCTTCACTTTTTACCTGCACCCTTAGGCACAAagtgaaaacatgattttagaatctttggaaatgtatttaaaatcaaAAACTGAAATCTTTCATTTACACAAGTATTTAAACCCTTTGCAGTGACACTCAGGTGCTGATTTATCCATTTAAAACGTAATCTCAAAAAGCGAAGGAGTCTGAATGCACTGTATATTTCTGAGGTTTCAGCCTCCACTGTGAGCAGTTAATACTGTATTTACTTTCCACTGAAGGTCCTAAGAAATGTGGCCTATATCTGAGTTGTATAATTAGAGACTGAGTTTATGTTGTGGTGGATTGGTCCTTGTGTGATGACTACATTCACAGTCATGTCTGTACTCTCATTGTTCCTTAACCTTTCTTACATTTGCAGCCAATTTTTGACTGGAATGTTAAACAGCTGtttctctatctatctgcaGAGTATGCCACAAAGAGCAATGTATgtattcaacacacacacacacacacacacacacacacacacatatacatattaaGCCTAGACTGATATTAGGGCTGCGTGATATATCTAAAATTAATTTGGTTCAtttgaatgtgtattttttgtacCATGTGTAGATTTTAAAAGTGACATAGATTCTAGCTGCTACATGAGCTGATTTGAGACCTGTAAACTGCGATGTTATCACACAACATGTTCACCTGCTGCAGTTTACAGGACTGTCATGACTCCACTGATAATGACTCTGCCAGAGTTAAATCGCT contains:
- the spcs3 gene encoding signal peptidase complex subunit 3, whose translation is MNTVLSRANSLFAFSLSVMAALTFGCFITTAFKDRRVPVDIHVAKVMLKNVDDFTGPRERSDLGFITFDLSVDLQPIFDWNVKQLFLYLSAEYATKSNALNQVVLWDKIVLRGENTKLNLRDMKSKYFFFDDGNGLRANKNITLTLSWNVVPNAGILPLVAGSGHVSLPFPETYETTKSY